In Capricornis sumatraensis isolate serow.1 chromosome 6, serow.2, whole genome shotgun sequence, the genomic window ttctctgaatcACTAGTCTAATTTCTATCAATTCTCCTGTTCTgtacatttcatataaaataGCATATAATGTGATATTTTGTGATTGATAATGAAAAGATttgtccatgttgtagcatacatcagtactttgttcctttttattgtcaaatattccattgtatggatataccacattgtATGGGTATACCACAGGTGGAGGCAGCCTCCACCTGCCAGCACCACCaccctcccttccacccccagTTCTAAATATGATAAATTTTAGAATTCATCAGTTGATGAGCATTTGACACTTTTTAGCTATTAAAACACTTTttagcttcccaagtggcactagtggtaaagaacccacctgccaatattgGAGATTTAAGGGACACgggttctttccctgggtcaggaagatcccctgaaggagggctcggcaacccactccagtattcttgcttggagaatcccatggatagaggagcctggcaggctacagtcccttgggtcgcagagagtcagacagaacttaagcaacttagcaacaatggctattcatttaaaagtttttgtgtgggcatgtggttttgtttcttttggatagATAGatgtggaattgttgggtcatgtggtaattctacTTTATTTGAATTAGCAcatatttttagtatttagtgGTGATTTACGTTCATTGCCATTGTATGATGATTCTCATGAATACCATTCTTTATAGCTAAAGAAACTCCTATGTAGAAATAGGAAACAGaactaaggatttttttttttttacctactaTACATAATGTTACTCATCATTCTTTATACACTTGTGCTGTCAGATTGGTTAACAGGCTTATAAAACTAGGGAAAGGAGGACTAAAATTCCAtcttaaaaaatttataattagtgaaattttgttttatttgaactTGGAATTATCAAATAATTTTCTTCAATAAATTCATTCTGGGTTATAAATCTTTGTGTGACCTGGAAATGTTTAGTAAACACCAAAATTCtgcatttcagaaaaacaaaggtAAACTGTATTACCTAGAAATTCTCCAGTTGTTTTAAAAGTCTAGTGATTTCTTATATAGAGAGGCAAACTAAAGTCCAGAGTTAATGTGGATTTCTCCAGTTGACAGTTAGTTTTTGGTGAAACCTGGTCATCAGTCCAGATCTGATGCCCTCTCCACTCTTTTCCCTAATGGCCACAGAGTctcttaacattatttttaaaagatttccccCCCTGAGtcagagaatttaaaaatatgagaaggaGGGGGAAATGCTGAGAAATTTATGTCATTGTTTTCAGagtttaaaatacatttgcaaaAATGCAActagtattaatatatttataattctcTTCTATTTAAGAACAGTGGTAATTTTTGCATTCCCACTGTAGAAGACAGAGGACTGGAGGTATTTGGACCCCCTTGAAGAAACTCATTCAGCATTGATTGGTTTCCTATTAAGATACAGCTCTGAGAAAGCTAAGATGCACTAGATGAGCAAGTTAATTTGAAGTCTGTGGTGAAATACTTATATTCTGCAATCACAGATTTTTgttgtgggttttgttttctgttagaGCTAGATATGGCCAGTGAGTCTCTCGTTTAGaaaattacagttttattatttGACTAGATAGCAGTTGACTGGTCATGAGACTTCCTGTGATAGAGGAGGTGGAGAAAGATGGATAATAGGCCTAGGAAAACATAGAAGAAactaacatttaatatttataaaatgattagTGTAGAAAGCAACTAAACAGGGAACAAGGCCCAGATGTAATGCAACTAGGTTTCAGTTCTTGAAAATTCATTTAGTAAGTTATGGGCCAATGTAAACTGGTAAATTTCAAGAAAACAGAACGAATTTTTAAGATTCTAGTGATTCTAGTGAGAATAGATAAGGGGAGGAGGCTGAAAGCATGATTTCAAGATACTTTGTGAGTGACTAGATTAAACAGAAAGGTGAAGAAAAGCTTCTTAGGGATACTGAAAGGAGTCAGTGATGAACTGAATATAGTAACAATAGTAACAGTAGTTAACATTTACTTAGCAGTTGCTCTAAACCAGGGACTGGCCTTGAATGCTTTTacagttatttcatttaataattttcaCTAACAGGTCTCTTTTGAGTTTGAAAGAATCATCCACAGAACTGTTTCAAATAGGGGAACTTTATGGTATACAAGTTTTCTCACTAAAggtgtttttaaaagtacatatataatatcacaAAACAAGTAGTCCATATTGTTTGGAGTGTATGTATGAAAGATATAAAACTATACATAGAAATAACTGAGAATTGTgatatttttggtttttgttttctggagAAGGATGGGCTTGGAGCGACACATAAAGGGACGGTTTAAAAAATCTGGAATAACCAtgagaaaatgttagttgctaaaTCTGAGTGGCGGATATTTGGCTGCTTGGTGTATTTTCTTTTGCACTTTTTTGTATATATCAAATTTTCctcaaattatcttttaaaaaggaataatagCATAGTATAGAATATTTGAGagcttactatgtaccaggcactttttctaagacctttttctttttttaaacatcttcacAAATCCTGTGAGGTAGGTTCTAGTATTAGTGCTCATCAGATGAAATTGAAGCATAAGGATAATAACTAGTTTATAATCATACTGGTAGTGTGGAACCAGGATATGAACCAGGAAATCTGACTTTAGAGCTTGTGCTTTAAGTACTGTATTACTATGCTATGCTGTCTCTTTATGTTACAGACATGTACTACTTTTCACTGAAGTATGTTTCagtcatttgcatttttttcagatttagtcatttcacttttatcaggttactgatgtatttttttcccttttacagaTAATGGCATCAGCCGCTAAGGaatttaaaatggacaactttTCACCTAAAGCTGGCACTAGCAAATTGCAACAGACAGTACCAGCTGATGCATCTCCCGATTCTAAGTGTCCTATATGCTTGGATAGATTTGATAATGTGTCTTACTTAGATCGCTGTTTACATAAGTTCTGTTTTCGCTGTGTTCAGGAGTGGTCAAAAAACAAAGCTGAATGCCCACTGTGTAAGCAGCCCTTTGATTCTATTTTTCATTCTGTGAGGGCAGAAGATGACTTCAAGGAATATGTCCTGAGACCTTCGTACAATGGCTCTTTTGCTACTCCTGATGTCCGACGATTCCGCTATCGCACAACTATGACAAGGGAACGAAGTGCTTCTGTTTATTCACCTAGTAGTACCGTGAATAGAAGAACAACAACTCCACCAGACAGTGGAGTATTATTTGAAGGGTTAAGCATTTCAGCAAGACCTAGAGATGGTGAAATTCCTCCATTTATGAGGCAGATTTCAATAAGGCCAACTACTACAGACGAGAGATCTTTGCGGAAAATTCAAGAACAGGATATCATTAATTTTAGGCGAACTCTCTATCGTGCTGGTGCTCGAGTTAGAAATATTGAAGATGGTGGTCGCTACAGGGACATTTCAGCTGAATTTTTCCGTAGAAATCCAGCTTGCCTTCACAGATTAGTCCCCTGGTTAAAACGTGAACTGACAGTTCTCTTTGGAGCTCATGGATCTTTAGTGAATATCGTCCAGCACATCATCATGAGTAATGTTACTCGCTATGACTTGGAGAGTCAGGCATTTGTGTCTGATTTGAGGCCATTTTTGCTTAATCGGACTGAGCATTTTATACATGAATTTATCAGTTTTGCTCGCTCTCCATTTAACATGGCCGCCTTCGATCAGCATGCTAATTATGATTGCCCTGCTCCTTCATATGAAGAAGGTAGCCATTCTGATTCTTCAGTCATAACAATATCTCCAGATGAAGCTGAGACCCAAGAGCTGGATGTTAATATAGCCACTGTTAGTCAAGCACCATGGGATGATGAAACTCCAGGACCTTCTTACTCAAGCTCAGAACAGGTGCATGCTGCCATGTCTTCCCTTTTAAATACTTCTGACAGTTCGGATGAAGAACTTGTAACAGCAAGAACTACATCTCAGATACAAGGAGTACAGACCAATGAGGACCTAAATAATGACAGTGATTCTTCTTCAGATAACTGTGTCATTGTCGGATTTGTTAAGCCGCTAGCTGAGAGGACCCCAGAACTTGTTGAACTGTCCTCTGATTCTGAGGTGGAGTTAGGTTCTTATGAGAAAATGGAGACCATGAAGACACAAGAACAAGAGCAGTCTTACAGCTCTGGTGATAGTGACGTTAGCAGATGTTCGTCTCCACGCTCTGTTGTTGGAAAGGATGAGCAAATAAGTAAAGGTCATTGTGATTCTggtacaaaaatcaactcaaagaaggaagagaaacgaTCTATATCATTGTCTTCTCTCAGAGACCTGAGCTCATCCCTCAGAGGAGACAGAGTTTATTCCCCATATACCCGCAGACACAGAAAGAGGGGAAGATCAAGAAGTTCAGATTCACATTCCCAGAGTAGGAGTGGGCATGATCAGAAGAACCGTAGAAAGCATCatgggaagaaaagaatgaaaggcaAGCGATCCAGAAGCAGGGAGAGTAGTAGACCTAGAGGTAGAAGAGACAAAAAGAGATCAAGAACCAGAGATAGCAGTTGGTCAAGAAGAAGCCAAACTCTGTCTCTAAGTAGTGAAAGCTCTAGCAGATCAAGGTCTCGTAGCAGTGATCGTGGTAAAAGAAGATCACGGAGCAGAAATCGAGATCGTTACT contains:
- the TOPORS gene encoding E3 ubiquitin-protein ligase Topors isoform X1, yielding MRDKGSQQPPGSPLSREEGEAPPPTPAPEGRRSRRVRLRGSCRHRPSLLGRRELATSAPVRPAPASSEIMASAAKEFKMDNFSPKAGTSKLQQTVPADASPDSKCPICLDRFDNVSYLDRCLHKFCFRCVQEWSKNKAECPLCKQPFDSIFHSVRAEDDFKEYVLRPSYNGSFATPDVRRFRYRTTMTRERSASVYSPSSTVNRRTTTPPDSGVLFEGLSISARPRDGEIPPFMRQISIRPTTTDERSLRKIQEQDIINFRRTLYRAGARVRNIEDGGRYRDISAEFFRRNPACLHRLVPWLKRELTVLFGAHGSLVNIVQHIIMSNVTRYDLESQAFVSDLRPFLLNRTEHFIHEFISFARSPFNMAAFDQHANYDCPAPSYEEGSHSDSSVITISPDEAETQELDVNIATVSQAPWDDETPGPSYSSSEQVHAAMSSLLNTSDSSDEELVTARTTSQIQGVQTNEDLNNDSDSSSDNCVIVGFVKPLAERTPELVELSSDSEVELGSYEKMETMKTQEQEQSYSSGDSDVSRCSSPRSVVGKDEQISKGHCDSGTKINSKKEEKRSISLSSLRDLSSSLRGDRVYSPYTRRHRKRGRSRSSDSHSQSRSGHDQKNRRKHHGKKRMKGKRSRSRESSRPRGRRDKKRSRTRDSSWSRRSQTLSLSSESSSRSRSRSSDRGKRRSRSRNRDRYYLRNNYGSRYKWEYTYYSRNKDRDGYESSYRRRTLSRAHYSRQSSSPELRIQSFSERTNARKKNNHSERKYYYYERHRSRSLSSSRSKTASTGPDRVRNEKPGGKRKYKTRHLEGTSDVAQPSHEFASKVKEGHYSKSSSKLDGGYKNESDSFSDSRSSDRETKHKRRKRRTRSLSVEIVYEGKATDTTRHHKKKKKKHKRKHKKHHGDNASHSPVVITIDSDSDKDCEVKEDIECDSGGPQGPLQSEVLAPFESKDVVTIEDEFGVLSKECDITILNNNLNNANKTVDNISPQAASIEQTLDVREESTLASDLENPPSNVSFQTEPLRTSSLMSVSLGRDHDVS
- the TOPORS gene encoding E3 ubiquitin-protein ligase Topors isoform X2; translated protein: MGSQQPPGSPLSREEGEAPPPTPAPEGRRSRRVRLRGSCRHRPSLLGRRELATSAPVRPAPASSEIMASAAKEFKMDNFSPKAGTSKLQQTVPADASPDSKCPICLDRFDNVSYLDRCLHKFCFRCVQEWSKNKAECPLCKQPFDSIFHSVRAEDDFKEYVLRPSYNGSFATPDVRRFRYRTTMTRERSASVYSPSSTVNRRTTTPPDSGVLFEGLSISARPRDGEIPPFMRQISIRPTTTDERSLRKIQEQDIINFRRTLYRAGARVRNIEDGGRYRDISAEFFRRNPACLHRLVPWLKRELTVLFGAHGSLVNIVQHIIMSNVTRYDLESQAFVSDLRPFLLNRTEHFIHEFISFARSPFNMAAFDQHANYDCPAPSYEEGSHSDSSVITISPDEAETQELDVNIATVSQAPWDDETPGPSYSSSEQVHAAMSSLLNTSDSSDEELVTARTTSQIQGVQTNEDLNNDSDSSSDNCVIVGFVKPLAERTPELVELSSDSEVELGSYEKMETMKTQEQEQSYSSGDSDVSRCSSPRSVVGKDEQISKGHCDSGTKINSKKEEKRSISLSSLRDLSSSLRGDRVYSPYTRRHRKRGRSRSSDSHSQSRSGHDQKNRRKHHGKKRMKGKRSRSRESSRPRGRRDKKRSRTRDSSWSRRSQTLSLSSESSSRSRSRSSDRGKRRSRSRNRDRYYLRNNYGSRYKWEYTYYSRNKDRDGYESSYRRRTLSRAHYSRQSSSPELRIQSFSERTNARKKNNHSERKYYYYERHRSRSLSSSRSKTASTGPDRVRNEKPGGKRKYKTRHLEGTSDVAQPSHEFASKVKEGHYSKSSSKLDGGYKNESDSFSDSRSSDRETKHKRRKRRTRSLSVEIVYEGKATDTTRHHKKKKKKHKRKHKKHHGDNASHSPVVITIDSDSDKDCEVKEDIECDSGGPQGPLQSEVLAPFESKDVVTIEDEFGVLSKECDITILNNNLNNANKTVDNISPQAASIEQTLDVREESTLASDLENPPSNVSFQTEPLRTSSLMSVSLGRDHDVS